CTTCTTGTGATATGAATGACCTGAACATAGAGGTAAATACAAAATATATATAGTTacttatcatgcatgcatttgtcTCTATCGGCATACAGGCTGACACAGCCAGGGTGATTTGGAGCTATCGCTCAAGTGATCCAACCAGTGAGAGTGACATTCGTGGACATGAGGTGGCAGGCTCCACAAGTCTCAACCTTCTTGGAGGACTGCCTCAAGAAAGAGTAGAACCAAACTCTGCTGACTTTACCATCCTCACTAGCAATGTGAgctcttgcatgcatgtatagacaATTAAGTTTTATATTAATGATTGTACTGCATACATTGTACGACCATTACTCCTCtgcacatatacatgtatataggtgaCCATTCCAGCTGTAGACACGACCTATTGGTGTGTGGTCAGTGAAATACCTTCTGAAGTCAGAGAACAAGAGAGATACGTATACAAGGTAAAATTAGGACATCAATTTTAGGCTCATTTGGATGCATGTGCAAAAAGGTTCTAAGTTTCTTATAATAAATGATAAGTGCATGAATtcttgctattattattatattacgATGCTCTGAACAGATTTCTCCTGAGATATCAGCAAACAGTTCTGCATACGTTCATCATATCATCATCTATCTGTGCAACGAGTTGAACAACACTTTCCTTGGAGACAGCTCTGTGTGTGAAGACACTCATATTGATATCAGATCTTGCAGAGGAAGTGAAATCATTGCTGGATGGGCAGTAGGAGGAGAGGTCAATAATTGCATTAAGCATTAAAAATCACACTtatcttatataattataggccataTATTcaattagtctcatgaatcagccgccgttcttttggtggttccaaaagaacggcggctgattcatgagactaatatTCAATTCCACCGCCCACCTCTCAGTTTGTGCAGGTCCACCCCTAATAAGCCACGGGAGCCATTATATCAGGCTTGCAATAACTTTGTACTCCATATAGGGCTTAATTTACACGTACTATATTTTCatctatactgcatgtatggtaTGGAATATGCCTTTATCAAAATACTAAtatccctgcatgcatgttattcTCTACCTTCAGGATTTTGTATTCCCACCTGGAGTGGCTCTGCCAATAGGTGGTGAAAACTCTAGAAGATACATCGTCATTGAAATGCATTATGACAACCCAGATCTTCAAACAGGTACTGAGCAAATACATTTTCCTAATCCATGTGACACTGTACATATACGTGTGcatgttcataattatgtaatgacTTTGTATAGGGGTTGTTGACAACTCTGGAATTCGATTCACGTACTCGAGCAATCGTCCGGAACACGAAGCTGGGACGCTAGCCTTGGGTGGACCAATTGACCCTCATCTGATCATCCCACCAGGAACACCTGACTTCACAATCAATGCATTTTGCTCTCGCGAATGCACCCAAGCAGTGAGTGTGTCTGTTAGAGGTACTGCATGGATGAGgctgactacatgtactattattCTCATAGCATCTACCTTCTGAGGGCATTCAAGTGTTCGGAAATTTGCTCCATACTCATCTTGCAGGTACTGTATACTATTATAGCATGTAtgcacatatacatgtatagtgaatTAATGCTGTGATCcgtaactatatatacttaaAACATTTTATCTCTATATACAGGACATGGGTTGGTGGTGGATCACTTTAGAGATGCCGAGTGTGGACTCCTGGAGCAGCTGGAGCCTATCGATGAAAACAGACGCTATGATTTCAACTATCAGCAATACACCATCCTACCCAAAACAGTTACTGTGTTGCCTGTGAgtttcattgcatgcatactcATAGTGCTTAACCCAATCAATCACTTGTGTTATAGGGAGATGAACTAAAATTAAGCTGTTTCTATGGTACTTCTGACAAATCTCAAgtaacactggtaagtcaCTTCAATCAGATCGCTCGTATAAAAATTACAGCATTTATGTACTAATTGCATTGACATTGAAGTTcaatgtactgcatgtgttaaTTGGCATGCTTCATGTAGGGTGGTGAAAGCACAAGAGATGAGATGTGCTTCAGTTTTCTGTACTACTATCCGAAAACTGAGCTGGATTATTGCGGCTCGTTGCCTGTTGCAGATGCATATGAGGAATTTGCAAGACAATACGTAAAGTGAGACAACCAGGCCATTAATATTTATAGCGGATAGAATATGTTCATGgtaactataatatatatatagatctgtAACCTCTCTGTGCATGGCTATCAGTATAGTTTTGCAGTGTAATCAACATTGCTCTTTATTAAATTTCTATGCCTTCTATTTACAGCTCTTCAATGCACAGCGATCTTTTTTTTAGCCTTCTCATTGGAAATCACGATGTTGCTCGACCAATTCTGAACACTGTGGAATGGAGTCAGGAGGCCATTGATGCTCTACAAAGGATCTACCTTGAGAGCCCTCAGGGCAGCTATTGCTCAGTATGTTCTCATGGCAACTACAGTTCTTATCTCACTCATCACACCcctagtgtacatgcatggccaGCTAGTGTAGTTTACTTGTAATAGTGGTAACACATCTCTTTGATGCATTTATTCAATACAGAATGGGAGTGGTTTCATATTCACGAATAATGATGACATCCCTAATGCTGATCAATGTCCCTATGTCTCCCCTGACATTTGCACGGGTGAGCCTGGCTCTCAAGGAAGGTGCTGTAGCCAGCTGGGGTCAGGGTCCACCACACTCAGCCAACTGTCGACACTAGCTGTGCTATTTATTGTTCTGTCAATCTCTTTGCTATAATgcagactataattttatgctgAACTGAAGTTATTTCTCATATAATACTGTGTGCTCAGCTGTTTATGAAAACTGATAAGTTTTTTGTTTGAACCTCTTTAACTTCTGGGCATGCGTAGTGCCAATGCTGCGGGCTGATTTTTCCCCAATAGAACTGATATCTAGACTAGTTGCGTTCCAATAGAAACAAATCGGAGCTAGTGCCACTGCCTGTCTGATAGCTACTATCGGAGTGCATGATTAATAGTTCACAGGAAGATGATGAAATGGAGGAACTAAGGATCAAGCATACATAATAAACATCTATTTATGAGCATCAAGATTCATATTATATATTTTGTCTGTATTAATTAAACCACAAGGTCCATGCACTCCTGGCCAGGGTTGTTGCTGTGCATCATCCCATTCTGGCACATCCAATTGGACTATGTGTTGAGTTCAGTTCAGCATGTACAGACTTTTGCTAACATCTACAAGCCACTCTTCTACTTCAGCTTCCCCATGCAGGTATCATTGAGGGTATAcaacacatgtatatagcatCTCACCTCGCCCCTGCCATAAGCTGTGATatagcatgcacatgcactgtgggCCTGCATGCACGCTGTATATACCTCCCACCATGTGTACCAGGAGGTGGTCCCAGCCCGTTTTTAAATTATTTACACGTTAACACCAATAATTACATGATGTTACATGATGTTGCTAATTGGTATGATATTAGTGATTAAGATGTGCGCTTTTAGTGCTATATACCCAGGAACTATAGACTGCAGTATTAACTAGTCATTGCATGGACCTTGTGGTTTAATGCAGACAAAATATATAATATGAATCTTGATGCAATTTAATCATTAATAGATGACTTTATCATGTATGCTTGATCCTTCCTTAGTTCATCCATTTCATCATTTTCCTGTGAGCTATTAGCAGGTTTTATCATGTGTTTAGTATAGCAATGGTGTTGACGTAGTCTGATTTTACACAGTTAAAATTATGACAGAGGTGGCATAAAATATAAAAGGGCCTTCCAAAAACTTAAAACTCAGAACACTTTGGAAGCAAAGAATTACAAAGTTGTTGTCACGATCTTTCTTGACTTCTATAGCGATTGTGATCACGATGAAGGGCTTGCTTTTACTTGCTCTTCTTGTTCACTGTGCATATGGTGCACATGATCTCAATGAGGAGTACAGATTCTCTGCTGATCTGAGTCCTTCCTACAAACTTCACTGGAGTTTCGATCTGCAAGCAGGAACTATTGCGTTTGCAGTGAATGTGAGCACCACGGGATGGGTTGGCTTCGGACTGTCTCCTAATGGACAAATGCCCGGATCAGATGTGATTATCGGGTGGGTAGACCAAACTGGAGCGGTTCAATTTATGGTGAGGATTAATGCTATGGGCAGGCAATACGATCctggacatgtacatgcatgtactatgcATTCTGTATGGacacgtacatgcattgtATACACACTGATCATGACCACATGCACGCACTACAGGACCGATATGCCACTGGTAGATTCCTACCTCCAGTGGACCTTAGTCAAGACTGGTTTCTGGTCAGCGGAGAGGAAGAAAATGGCTACACAATACTGGAGTTCACTAGGAACCTCACTTCTTGTGATATGAATGACCTGAACATAGAGGTAAATACAAAATATATATAGTTacttatcatgcatgcatttgtcTCTATCGGCATACAGGCTGACACAGCCAGGGTGATTTGGAGCTATCGCTCAAGTGATCCAACCAGTGAGAGTGACATTCGTGGACATGAGGTGGCAGGCTCCACAAGTCTCAACCTTCTTGGAGGACTGCCTCAAGAAAGAGTAGAACCAAACTCTGCTGACTTTACCATCCTCACTAGCAATGTGAGCTCTTGCATGTAGACAAAGAAAATAAGTTTACACACTATCAATTAATGATTGTACTGCATACATTGTACGACCATTACTCctctgcatatacatgtatataggtgaCCATTCCAGCTGTAGACACAACCTATTGGTGTGTGGTCAGTGAATTACCTTCTGAAGTCAGAGAACAAGAGAGATACGTATACAAGGTAAAATTAGGACATCAATTTTAGGCTCATTTGGATGCATGTGCAAAAAGGTTCTAAGTTTCTTATAATGAAATGATAAGTGCATAAATtcttgctattattattatattacgATGCTCTGAACAGATTTCTCCTGAGATATCAGCAAACAGTTCTGCAAACGTTCATCATATCATCATCTATCAGTGCAACGAGTTGAACAACACTTTCCTTGGAGACAGCGCTGTGTGTGAAGACACTCATATTGATATCAGATCTTGCAGAGGGAGTGAAATCCTTGCTGCATGGGCAGTAGGAGGAGAGGTGAGAATCACACTTATCCCTATAGGCCGTATATATATTTATAGATTTCAATTCCACCGCCCATGCACCTCTCAGTTTGTGCAGGTTCACCACTAAGCCACAGAAGCCATTATATCAGGCTTGCAATAACTTTGTACTCCATATTATTTTCATCTTCTGCATGCCTTATCAAATTAAAATACTACATGGTATCCCTGCATGCTTGTTATTATCTCTATACCTTCAGGATTTTGTATTCCCACCTGAAGTGGCTCTGCCAATAGGCGGTGAAAACTCTAGAAGATACATCCTCATTGAAATGCATTATGACAACCCAGATCTTCAAACAGGTACTGAGCAAATACATTTTCCTAATCCATATGACACTGtacgtatatacgtatacgtTTAAAATTATGTAATGACTTTGTATAGGGGTTGTTGACAACTCTGGAATTCGATTCACGTACTCGAGCAATCGTCCTGAACACGAAGCTGGGACGCTAGGCTTGGGTGGACCAATTGACCCTCATCTGATCATCCCACCAGGAACACCTGACTTCACAATCAACGCATTTTGTTCCCGCGAATGCACCCAAGCAGTGAGTGTGTCTGTTAGAGGTACTGGATAGAGgctgactacatgtactattattCTCATAGCATCTACCTTCTGAGGGCATTCAAGTGTTTGGAAATTTGCTCCATACTCATCTTGCAGGTACTGTAtactattattgcatgcagtatacatgtacatagtgaaTTAATGCTGTGATCGTATACTTAAAACATTTTATCTCTATATACAGGACATGGGTTGGTGGTGGATCACTTTAGAGATGCTGAGTGTGGACTCGTGGAGCAGCTGGAGCCTATCGATGAAAACAAACGCTATGACTTCAACTACCAGCAATACACCATCCTACCCAAAACAGTCACTGTGTTGCCTGTGAGTTGATTGCATATTCGATCATAGTGCTAATAACTCAATACGTGTGTTATAGGGAGATGAAATAAAAATAAGCTGTTTCTATGGTACTTCTGACAAATCTCAAgtaacactggtaagtcaCTTCAATCAGATCACTCGTACAAGAAATTACAGAATTTATGTACTAATTGCATTGACAATCAAGTTCAATGTGTTTAATGGCATGCTTCATGTAGGGTGGTCAAAGCACAAGAGATGAGATGTGCTTCAGTTTTCTGTACTACTACCCAAAAACTGAGCTGACTTATTGCAGGTCCTTGCCTGTTGCAGATGCATATGAGGAATTTGCAAGACAATACATAAAGTGAGACAACCCGGCACTAGTACCATGCAGATAGAATATTGTCCACGGTAACTATTTAACCAGTCTTACTGTGTAATCAGCATCATTCACTCTTTATTGAATTTCTATTTACAGCTCATCAATGCACGACGTCCTTTCTCAGAGTTTTCTCGCTGGAGATCACGATGCTGCTCGACCAATTCTGAACACTGTGGAGTGGAGCCAGGAGGCCATTGATGCTCTACAAAGGATCTACCTTGAGAGCCCTCAGGGCAGCTTTTGCAGAGTATGTTCTTATGGCAACTACAGTTCTTATCTCACTCATTACACCCCTatattgcacatgcatggccAGTGTAGTTTACTTGTAATAGTGGTAACACATCTCTTTGATGCAATACAGAATGGGAGTGGTTTCATATACACGAATAATGATGACATCCCTAATGCTGATCAATGTCCCTATGTCTCCCCTGACACTTGCACGGGTGAGCCTGGCTCTCAAGGAAGGTGCTGTAGCCAGCTGGGGTCAGGGTCCACCACACTCAGCCAACTGTCGACACTAGCTGTGCTATTTATTGTACTGTCAATCTCTCTGTTTTACTAGCTATAAAtgcagactataattatgctgaactAAAGTTATTCCTCATATAAAACTGTGTGCTTAGCTGTTTGAAAATAAGTTTGTTGTTGAACCTCTCTTTGATAACTTATGGGCATGCGCACCTGCTGCGGGCTGATTTTTCCCCAATAGAACTGAACTGATTATTGTGCGTTTCAATAGAAATAAATCGGAGTTAGTGCCACTGTACTGCTCCTACTCAGTATCTACAGGAGGATGATGGCACTGCTGTGCAGAAGACTGAGCTACTGCAAAAACCAAGTATCATTTTTCAATACAGCAAAGGTATGAAGTGTGTACATTTTGTGATCATATGCAAGAATGCATAATAATACGAGTATTCACTGATTCAGATAACCCGATCAAGATTCTCCAGTTTTGCATCGACTCAACCTGTGCATAGAGCATGGTCTTATTCGCTCAAGCGACTACTAAGCTCCTCCCCATCTAGCAGCACGCAGCGAGTGGTGGGGTGGTGGTTAGTGGGATGCTGTGGTCTTATTAGCGGCTCTGTTCTGATTGGTGGATTGACTCGGCTGACAGAGAGTGGCCTATCCATGACTCAATGGCACCTCCTCAAGGGCATGAAGCCACCGTCCAGTCAAGAGCAGTGGGAGAAAGAGTTCCAGAGATACAAGGAGTTCCCAGAATATAAATAGTGAGTTAATAAATCGTCAGttcaataatttttttgtcaAACATTTTACATGTGTAAGGAATGTGGCTtatgcatgctataattatgcctcgaggcgtagccgcacgagggacacggtaaagctgtgtgtgtgtgtgtgtgtgtgtgtgtgtgtgtgtgtgtgtgtgtgtgtgtgtgtgtgtagtctgTACCTTTCCTTGTGCtagatgtctaactattatgaaaaAGTTTATTTCTGCCTGTACTAAATCTAGTATTACAGGTTACAGTATTCTTCTAAGAGtctgaggtctttcttgaattccaaaacaactatagctagatccagtcagcTAGACAATAGCCATCCaattgatttctttatatcgcacccctgagccatgTGGTGTCAGCCACTTGagattaaacaatattcatatactctgtctcaagtaccagtggaacaaaactgctacgtgtactgatgcCCAAGCCCAACtaatccagatcctcctggcagaatcatatttttcttgagggcctgatGCCACAAAACACACGAACCATGCGGTATAACGTGTTCTCTTATTTTCTGTTTTATTATCAACAATAAATTTAGCGAATGTGCACTAACTAACACCCCTGCAATGAACACCAGGCCATATTTTAATTGgcatggattcgaggctaggtctctttctaagctttcagaaaaacataacatttttgattttcgatccacagaattcaagttatggcagctgaaggattcccaaaatcattaattaaacggtgggggtgtagttgaacatctttcaacagccataacttcagtacagttgatccgatgtcaaaatttttatgattttctgaaagcttagaaaattacctttcaaatgatgtgattCAATCCATAATTtcattggggccctaatttgtcattttccggcctcggaccatgggctataatccatggtacggcttaattagcaaatacttttatctctcgaatatcaactttgatggtaccatttgaaaggtctctttctaagctttcagaaaaacataacatttttgattttcaaTCCACAAAATTCaaattatggcagctgaaagattcccaaaatcgtTAATTAAAcggtggggggggagggtacagtacagttgatctgaaatttttatgattttctgaaagcttagaaaattacctttcaaatgatgtgattCAATCCATAATTTCactggggccctaatttgtcatttttcggcctcggaccatgggctatatataatccatggtatcgccaaattggcaaatacttttatctctcgaatatcaaccttgatggtaccatttgaaaggtctctttctagcTTTCAAAAAAACCTgaaatttttgattttcgattcacagaattcaagttatggccgcTGAAACATTccccaaaatcattaattaaacagaggggggggggtgtctttcaacagccataactttagtaaaATGAAATAGTTTTGTGTttcgtgagtgggttcaattcactagcaatagttttgcgttcctgtgagtgggttcaatttccaaattggcaaatacttttatctctcgaatatcaacctTGATGGTACCACCGAGTATAGAACAACGTACGTATAGACAATGTCTAGCctgtattattatgcctcggtgcgcatgcgcaagcgaggtatacggtagtgtgtttgtgtgtctgtgtgtctgtgtgtctgtgtagactgctacagctgctcaaggatgaatcaagtgcaagtaagagtttctataggcttttagtcatgtttacttggattttaattcgtggatttgcaaaataatgcttcgttctcgagttatgcctagttttgcttacttggaatgccattgcagccttttcagaaaagcacgtagccaaacttgtttaccgagtgttactactctacttagtagttagctctgcactatagaacgctagctattggtagctgcaagagtgaggaagagagctgcaaggaagctctgctgatggcagccatttaacttgaacttttggcatcgatcgtttttaaacAACAAccgtggtcgatcattacccactctttgagttcgcatgcagcaaaataattattacaaaaatgttcatatcgacagtataaaagctagctattagtagctttatgttatgtagctttggcatctccatcgaggcatcagcacctgcgatCGTTTTTGTAATGGTGGTTATACAGCAACTTAAAGTGGTTTGCGTTAAACCTTTGTACCTTTACAAGTACAAGTACGTACCTCCAATTGTACTCAACTATTAAGTGAACCAGCGTATTAATTGATttcccactccacacacaccacacacacacacacacacactccacacacataccacacacacacacacacacacactccacacacacaccacacacactccacacacactccacacacaccacacacactacgaCAGTGTACATCAAGACCTGACCTTGAGTGGATTCAAGAAGATATTCTACTTGGAGTATGCACACCGCATGTGGGGCCGTCTGGTCGGCCTCGCCATTATCATCCCAGCCGTGGGTTTCTGGGCTCGCGGGAGATTTGGACGAGCGCTCAAAACTAGAGCCAGCCTTTACATAGGACTAGTTGTTTGTCAGGGCTTACTGGGATGGTGGATGGTGAAGAGTGGTCTCAAACAAAAGGACGACTTGAGTGAAGTACCTCGTGTTAGTCAGTACCGGTTAGCAGCTCACTTAGGGATGGCTCTGCTGCTGTACTCAAGCATGCTGTATACCGGGCTGGGACTGTTGGCGCCTCCTAAGATTGCCACACCTTCTAAAGCATTGACACGGCTGAGGCAGTTTGCACACGGGTCTACTGCTCTAGTGTTTCTCACTGCATTGTCAGGTACACTGCGTGCCCTTGTATTCTCATAATTAGCAGTTTATATAGGTATAAGTTTTCGTGCTctaactttgagaggccataactcaATTTTGGATGGTCCAATCACTTtgattttttgattttctaaaagcttgcAAAGAGATTCCTTAGATGGTACGTATGTTTATctcaccaataattattttgattggATCCAAATTTGACATTTTCCACCATGCCTTTTTGTCAAAAATGGGCCTGTGATTTGAACCAGAAAACTTTTGGCTTTCAGAAAAGTACAAAAGCACTTCccttggaccaacggaactcaagttatggttAATCGAAAACATTTCCATTTATACATAGCAAGAAATGATCGCCATTATGTCTTGTCTTGCTCATGTTATTGCAGGTGCCTTTGTGGCCGGCCTCGATGCTGGGCTAGTCTACAACTCCTTCCCTAAGATGGGAGGCAAGTGGATACCTGAGGACTTGATGTCCAAGTCTCCCGCTATAAAGAATGTCACGGAGAACCCCACCATGACTCAGTTCAACCACAGACTACTggtgagatataattatgtttgcccTATTGTGAATTGAGACTCACTTCTTAGTTTAGTCTTATTGTCCCTTCAATGGCATGCTATTTGTTGCTCCTACTGAGGAACCTCGGTACTGTACTGTGTTGCTACAATACCGTTGTATGGTCAGCACATAGATATTCATGTTATAGGAATATAGACCATAACGGTAGGTTGTCATGCATACAGCCACTCTGCCCACACACCAGTATTTTGACTTCCATAGAGGAATCTAAAGTTAATATCTgatatattattatgcttatTCAGGGTACTACGACGCTGTGTTTCCTTGTGTCCACCTTTGCCCTAGCTCGAGGAGTGGGTCTACCACCGAGAGCTAGACTAGCAGCCAGCTGCATGGCCGGGATGTGCCTCGTTCAGGTAATCTAAGAAAGGTAGTGACAGATACTAATtagcagtacatgtatacagtggctGTCTATTTGCGGCAATTAATTGAGATCCCATAGTTATTTTAATACTGACATTGTAATTAGTATgtaccctccacacacccacacacacacacacgcacacacacccatgcacAGGTTGGACTGGGCATCTCCACGCTCCTCTGGTTTGTGCCCACCCCCCTGGCCGCTGCTCACCAGACCGGATCAGTTGCACTCCTGTCATTTGCACTATGGTTGATGAGCGAACTTAGGAAGAAAGTACCAAAACTCTGAACTGAACTTCTATTAATTTGTTTGTGTAAACCTATTTTTCAATATTAAGATCAGCAATTTATGACCTCGTGGTAATAGAGAAGttgtatttattattttgAAAAATAAATTTGTTACGTTATTAAGGAGAGCAGTAGTCAAACAGTTCCATTGTATGTGTTTGTATACAGTTTTAGGTAGTagaaaaataaaataaatgttGGCAATGGGGAAACACAATGTCATGAGGAGATCGAGATGAGATACATACAAAGTGAACACACAAAAAAAGTAGCAATTAAAATGGAGTAGCTATTGAGTCAGTTTGTGTGTCGTCAGCCGCAGAGTGCCGAGTGGCGTTCATGCgtaggaagtgggtgtggtcaagggCTTGCGTGAGGAACGGACGTACGACATTGATCTCCATCTGAGTCAGATTATCCAGCTGtataagagagagagagaggtggTTTCATTACAAGATCGAGTAGTTGCATGGCTAGCATAGCATCTTCAAACAGCCATAACTCATGTTGTAAATTTcaataattttctgattttctgaaagcgcTTAATTAAAAAGAGCTCAATGGTATGTTCAATTTACAAATTTGCGACATGATCAAATTTTTTATATTCGGCAAATGACCATGAGTTATAACTCATTGTTATTTGCCGAATATAAGAAATtacatactgtatataaaTACATGGTATTTTGTTGAAAATGGGTCACAAAATGAGCttcttttaagctttcagaaaaccacaCAATTATTGAAAAATTGGGTCACCAGAACTAAATTTGTATGGCCATTCCAGACGCTTATAAGCGTACCTTTGCATGTGTCTCCTGCTGTCGTATCATGAGGTCAGTACTCTTGCGCAGTTTGGCCAATCTCAGGTCCCAGATATCCTTCACCACAGCACGCACCTCGTCTGCACTGGGCACATCGTCACACGCACTGTGGGGGGGCGGAGATATCAGTTACCATAGTAATACGAGTTACATAGTAACAAACAATATGAAAGGCCTTAACTTATTAAGTAATAGAGAAGCCACTTCCATATAGTGTTCCGATGGCATCTTGGTGAAAACTGACGAGTCTTTTTCGGCCGTTTTTGTTGCACTCAGAGTAGCTGAATAATAAGACAATATTTGCATACCTCAAGTGGTGGGTGGAATTTCAGCCACACAAAAGAGTATTAGATGTTGTGATAAAATCTGGTTACTTGATATCAGAATTCAATAGGGTTggcatgtgtgtgggggcagTCGCACGCGATAAACCCACCAACGTTAAGCCACTGGGGTGGTTCGATCCTGCACTTTTGTCTCTTTCGGAGATT
This region of Halichondria panicea chromosome 12, odHalPani1.1, whole genome shotgun sequence genomic DNA includes:
- the LOC135345550 gene encoding DBH-like monooxygenase protein 2 homolog, whose product is MKGLLLLALLVHCAYGAHDLNEEYRFSADLSPSYKLHWSFDLQAGTIAFAVNVSTTGWVGFGLSPNGQMPGSDVIIGWVDQTGAVQFKDRYATGRFLPPVDLSQDWFLVSGEEENGYTILEFTRNLTSCDMNDLNIEADTARVIWSYRSSDPTSESDIRGHEVAGSTSLNLLGGLPQERVEPNSADFTILTSNVTIPAVDTTYWCVVSEIPSEVREQERYVYKISPEISANSSAYVHHIIIYLCNELNNTFLGDSSVCEDTHIDIRSCRGSEIIAGWAVGGEDFVFPPGVALPIGGENSRRYIVIEMHYDNPDLQTGVVDNSGIRFTYSSNRPEHEAGTLALGGPIDPHLIIPPGTPDFTINAFCSRECTQAHLPSEGIQVFGNLLHTHLAGHGLVVDHFRDAECGLLEQLEPIDENRRYDFNYQQYTILPKTVTVLPGDELKLSCFYGTSDKSQVTLGGESTRDEMCFSFLYYYPKTELDYCGSLPVADAYEEFARQYVNSSMHSDLFFSLLIGNHDVARPILNTVEWSQEAIDALQRIYLESPQGSYCSNGSGFIFTNNDDIPNADQCPYVSPDICTGEPGSQGRCCSQLGSGSTTLSQLSTLAVLFIVLSISLL
- the LOC135345573 gene encoding heme A synthase COX15-like, producing the protein MMALLCRRLSYCKNQVSFFNTAKITRSRFSSFASTQPVHRAWSYSLKRLLSSSPSSSTQRVVGWWLVGCCGLISGSVLIGGLTRLTESGLSMTQWHLLKGMKPPSSQEQWEKEFQRYKEFPEYKYVHQDLTLSGFKKIFYLEYAHRMWGRLVGLAIIIPAVGFWARGRFGRALKTRASLYIGLVVCQGLLGWWMVKSGLKQKDDLSEVPRVSQYRLAAHLGMALLLYSSMLYTGLGLLAPPKIATPSKALTRLRQFAHGSTALVFLTALSGAFVAGLDAGLVYNSFPKMGGKWIPEDLMSKSPAIKNVTENPTMTQFNHRLLGTTTLCFLVSTFALARGVGLPPRARLAASCMAGMCLVQVGLGISTLLWFVPTPLAAAHQTGSVALLSFALWLMSELRKKVPKL
- the LOC135345589 gene encoding DNA replication complex GINS protein PSF2-like — protein: MDASEIEFLGENETVTIVPNFSEGRISLIQGDYGPFNPSMATLVPLWLAINLRKRQKCRIEPPQWLNVATLSATKTAEKDSSVFTKMPSEHYMEVASLLLNNACDDVPSADEVRAVVKDIWDLRLAKLRKSTDLMIRQQETHAKLDNLTQMEINVVRPFLTQALDHTHFLRMNATRHSAADDTQTDSIATPF
- the LOC135345549 gene encoding DBH-like monooxygenase protein 2 homolog, translating into MKGLLLLALLVHCAYGAHDLNEEYRFSADLSPSYKLHWSFDLQAGTIAFAVNVSTTGWVGFGLSPNGQMPGSDVIIGWVDQTGAVQFMDRYATGRFLPPVDLSQDWFLVSGEEENGYTILEFTRNLTSCDMNDLNIEADTARVIWSYRSSDPTSESDIRGHEVAGSTSLNLLGGLPQERVEPNSADFTILTSNVTIPAVDTTYWCVVSELPSEVREQERYVYKISPEISANSSANVHHIIIYQCNELNNTFLGDSAVCEDTHIDIRSCRGSEILAAWAVGGEDFVFPPEVALPIGGENSRRYILIEMHYDNPDLQTGVVDNSGIRFTYSSNRPEHEAGTLGLGGPIDPHLIIPPGTPDFTINAFCSRECTQAHLPSEGIQVFGNLLHTHLAGHGLVVDHFRDAECGLVEQLEPIDENKRYDFNYQQYTILPKTVTVLPGDEIKISCFYGTSDKSQVTLGGQSTRDEMCFSFLYYYPKTELTYCRSLPVADAYEEFARQYINSSMHDVLSQSFLAGDHDAARPILNTVEWSQEAIDALQRIYLESPQGSFCRNGSGFIYTNNDDIPNADQCPYVSPDTCTGEPGSQGRCCSQLGSGSTTLSQLSTLAVLFIVLSISLFY